A genomic stretch from Nerophis ophidion isolate RoL-2023_Sa linkage group LG14, RoL_Noph_v1.0, whole genome shotgun sequence includes:
- the crema gene encoding cAMP-responsive element modulator isoform X2, giving the protein MAVTGDETESAATGDIPAYQLRSPNTGLSHSIVMAPSPSATQSPSSHHTEEVTRKREVRLMKNREAARECRRKKKEYVKCLENRVAVLENQNKTLIEELKALKDIYCHKGE; this is encoded by the exons CTGCCACCGGAGACATCCCCGCCTATCAGCTGCGTTCGCCCAACACAGGTTTGAGCCACAGCATCGTGATGGCGCCGTCACCGAGCGCCACGCAGAGCCCGTCGTCGCATCACACCGAGGAGGTCACGCGCAAGAGGGAAGTGCGGCTCATGAAAAACAG GGAGGCGGCGCGAGAGTGCCGGAGGAAAAAGAAAGAGTACGTGAAATGTCTGGAAAACCGCGTGGCTGTGCTGGAAAACCAAAACAAGACGTTGATCGAGGAGTTGAAAGCCCTGAAGGACATTTACTGCCACAAGGGGGAGTAA